TGACCGCTATCTGCGGCGGTACGTAGCCGTGTCCGGGCGCGGCCAGGGGGCTGTCGGCGGCCAGCAGAGCGTCGACGCCTCCCTCGGGCAGTTCGACGAAGGCGGTGGCGCCGTCGTCGTACTCGCCCTGGGGCAGCGGGTCCCAGCGGCTGCCGCCCCGGGGCGTGCCCTCTCCGTGCTGGTCGTCGCTCACGACAGTGCCCTCCCCAGTGCTCGTCGGGCCAGCGCGGCGACGGTACGCCGCAGGTGCAGTACGGCGGGCGGAAGCTGTGCGACCGAGCCGTCCTCGGCCGGCGCCGCGTCGGGGATACAGGCCGCGGCGACGTACTCGCCGAAGGCGCTCAGCGCCTCGGGGACGAGCGCGCGGTTGTTGTCCCAGTCGATGAGGCCGGCGACCCACTGCTCGGCGTCCAGGGGCCGCAGCGGCATCGGCGCTATGGCGCCCACCGCGCAGCGCACCCCCCGGCGCGCCGGGTCCAGGACCAGGGCCACGGACGCCACGGCGCGCCCCGGGCCGGTCCGGCCGGTCGCCTTGAGGAAGACCTGCGGGGCGTGCAGCAGCGGCACGCGCACGTAGCCGATGAGTTCGCCGGCGCGGAGCATGTCCATCCCGGCCAGCAGGTGCGACACGGGGATCTCCCGGCGGGCTCCGCCCGGGCCCGCGACGATCAGCGTCGCCTCCAGGGCGGCCAGCACCGGCAGCGCGTCTCCGGTGGGGGCGGCCGAGGCGATGTTGCCGCCCAGGGTGCCCGCGTTGCGGATGTGCGGCGGGCCCGCGGCGCGTGCGGCGGCGGCGAGCGCCGGGATCAGGGCCGCGAAGTCGGGGCGGCCCATGCGCGCGTGCGTGAGGCCCGCGCCGAGCAGCGCGTGACCGTCCAGGTACTGCCAGCCGCGGATCTCGCTGATCCGGCCGAGCCCCACCAGGGCGGCGGGCCTGAGCTGCCCGGAGTTGACGGCGGCCATCAGGTCGGTGCCGCCCGCGACGGGCACGGCGGCGGGCACGGCGGTGAGCGCCGCGACGGCCTCGTCCAGCGTCGTGGGCAGCGTGACGGCCTGCGCCGCCTGCGGTGCGTGCGTGGTCAAACCGGCTGCCCCTTCCCGCTGCCCCACCTGGTCCCACCTGTGCTGCCGTACGGTACGTGCTGACAGGGCGGACGTGGCAACTCTGGCACATCTTGGCGAGAGCCGAAGACACGGGTCCGCTAGGAGGCATTCGCCCACCTCACCGGCGAGATGGTCCGTTTTCGCACAGGTTCACCAGTGCATGCCGATTGGCACTTTCGGTGACCCTTGTGCGCTTTTTCCGTGGCCTGTTCGAGCTGTTCGGTCGTGACGGAGACCGCTACCGGCTGGGCGGCGGGCCGTCGACCGGGCGGCCCAGCACCCCGGGGCGCCGCTGCCAGGGCAGGGGGCCCGTGGGAGGCCGGTAGGCGACGCCCAGGGCGTCCAGCCGCCCGTAGTGCGCGGCCATACGGCGCTGGAAACCGGCGAAGTCCCGTTCCGCCGGGGCGGGCAGGGCGCTCCAGGCGACCTCCGCGAAGGCCGCGAGGCGGGGGAAGGCCTGGTAGTCCACGCGCGCGTGGTCCTCCATCACCTCGGTCCACAGGTTGGCCTGGGTGCCCAGCACGTGCCGCGCCTCCTCGGGCGTCAGCTCCGGTGGGACGGGCTCGAACCGGTAGACGTCCTCCAGGGTGCGCACCCACCCGATCGGTACCGGCTCCTCGGGGCCCGGGTCCTGACGGTGGTCCAGGTACACCTGCTGCTCGGGGCACATGACGACGTCGTGGCCGGCCCGGGCGGCGGCGATGCCTCCCGCGTAGCCGCGCCAGGAGGAGACGGCGGCGCCCTCGGCGAGCCCGCCCTCCAGGATCTCGTCCCAGCCGATCAGCCGGCGCCCCCGCGCGGAGAGCCACGCGTCGAAGTGCTTGATGAACCAGGACTGGAGCTCGTCCTCGTCCGCGAGCCCGAGTTCCCTGATCCGCTCCTGGGCCGTCTCCGACCGCCGCCACTGGTCCTTGGGGCATTCGTCGCCGCCCACGTGGACGAACTCCGAGGGGAACAGCTCGAGCACTTCCTCGAAGACGCCCTCGTAGAAGCGCAGGGTGTTGTCAGTGGGGGCGAGTACGTTCGGGTTGATTCCCCAGGTGTCCCAGACGGAGAGGGAGGTGGTGTCGATGACGTCGGTGTTGCCGAGTTCCGGGTACGCGGCGATGGCGGCCTGCGAGTGGCCCGGCACGTCGATTTCGGGGACGACGGTGATATGCCGCTCGGCGGCGTAGGCGACGATCTCGCGGATGTCGTCCCGGGTGTAGTAGCCGCCGTGCGGCTTGTCCTCCCACAAGGGCGAGGCGCGGTGGCCGGTTTTCGTGCGGGCGCGCCAGGAGCCGATCTCGGTCAGCCGGGGATGCCGCTGGATCTCGATGCGCCAGCCCTGGTCGTCCGTCAGATGGAAGTGGAAGACGTTGAGTTTGTGCGCCGCCATCAGATCGAGGTAACGCAGCACGCCTTCCTTGGGCATGAAGTGCCGCGCGACGTCGAGCATCAGGCCGCGCCAGCGGAATCGGGGAGCGTCCTGAATCGTCAGATGCGGCACGGTCCAGACGCGGTCGCGGTCGAGCGGGGCCCTGCGGTACGCGTCGGGGCCGAGGAGCTGGCGCAGGGTCTGGGCGCCCCAGAAGACACCGGCCGCGGTGCCGCCCTCGACGAGGACGCCGGAGCCGTCGCTGACGAGGCGGTACTCCTCGGGGCCGAGGCCGGGGGCCAGGCGCAGCCCGATGCCGCCCTCGGCATCGTCGGGCTCCCGCCCCTCGGGCAGCGGCAGCCCGGTGGCCTGCCGCAGGGCGGCGCCCAGCCAGTGGGCGACGCCCTGCGTCGCGGTGTCGGCGTGGAGCCGGGAGCGGCGCGTCAGCCGTACCTCGCCGGAGCCGGCGGTGGCGCTGCGGGGCGCCGGGATCAGTTCGGTCACGTCAGTCCTTCACCGCTCCGCCCAGTCCGGAGACCAGGCGCCGCTGTACGAGTACGAAGAAGACCAGGACCGGGATCGTCATGACCGTGGAGGCGGCCATGACTCCGCCCCAGTCCGGGTCGTCGGGCTTGTAGAAGACGAGCAGGGCCATCGGCAGCGTCGACTGCGCGGTGTCGCTGATGATGAACGACTTGGCGAACAGGAAGTCGTTCCAGGCGGAGATGAACGAAAACACGCTGGTGGCCACGAGACCCGGCAGGACGAGGGGGAAAAGGATCTGCCAGAGGAATCGCGCGCGGCTGGCCCCGTCGATGTACGCGGCCTCCTCCAGCGCCTCCGGAACGGCTTTCACGAACCCCCGCAGCATCCAGATCGCGAAGGGCAGCGAGAAGGCGATGTGGGGCAGGATCAGCGAGCCCAGCGTGTTCAGCTGACCGGCGTCCCGCATGAGGAAGAACAAGGGGATCGTGAGGGCTTCCACGGGCACCATCTGGGCCACGAGAAACATGATCAGAAGGGTGGTCCGCAGACGGAACCGGAA
The Streptomyces tuirus genome window above contains:
- a CDS encoding FAD binding domain-containing protein — protein: MTTHAPQAAQAVTLPTTLDEAVAALTAVPAAVPVAGGTDLMAAVNSGQLRPAALVGLGRISEIRGWQYLDGHALLGAGLTHARMGRPDFAALIPALAAAARAAGPPHIRNAGTLGGNIASAAPTGDALPVLAALEATLIVAGPGGARREIPVSHLLAGMDMLRAGELIGYVRVPLLHAPQVFLKATGRTGPGRAVASVALVLDPARRGVRCAVGAIAPMPLRPLDAEQWVAGLIDWDNNRALVPEALSAFGEYVAAACIPDAAPAEDGSVAQLPPAVLHLRRTVAALARRALGRALS
- a CDS encoding beta-N-acetylhexosaminidase, which gives rise to MTELIPAPRSATAGSGEVRLTRRSRLHADTATQGVAHWLGAALRQATGLPLPEGREPDDAEGGIGLRLAPGLGPEEYRLVSDGSGVLVEGGTAAGVFWGAQTLRQLLGPDAYRRAPLDRDRVWTVPHLTIQDAPRFRWRGLMLDVARHFMPKEGVLRYLDLMAAHKLNVFHFHLTDDQGWRIEIQRHPRLTEIGSWRARTKTGHRASPLWEDKPHGGYYTRDDIREIVAYAAERHITVVPEIDVPGHSQAAIAAYPELGNTDVIDTTSLSVWDTWGINPNVLAPTDNTLRFYEGVFEEVLELFPSEFVHVGGDECPKDQWRRSETAQERIRELGLADEDELQSWFIKHFDAWLSARGRRLIGWDEILEGGLAEGAAVSSWRGYAGGIAAARAGHDVVMCPEQQVYLDHRQDPGPEEPVPIGWVRTLEDVYRFEPVPPELTPEEARHVLGTQANLWTEVMEDHARVDYQAFPRLAAFAEVAWSALPAPAERDFAGFQRRMAAHYGRLDALGVAYRPPTGPLPWQRRPGVLGRPVDGPPPSR
- a CDS encoding carbohydrate ABC transporter permease translates to MNLPRARVRRPGRLAAEASALLIAVVVAFPLYWMVLSAFKPAGEIESGEPRPWTLAPSLDSFRRVFGQQEFGRYFLNSLVVAGCVVIASGLIAFLAATAVTRFRFRLRTTLLIMFLVAQMVPVEALTIPLFFLMRDAGQLNTLGSLILPHIAFSLPFAIWMLRGFVKAVPEALEEAAYIDGASRARFLWQILFPLVLPGLVATSVFSFISAWNDFLFAKSFIISDTAQSTLPMALLVFYKPDDPDWGGVMAASTVMTIPVLVFFVLVQRRLVSGLGGAVKD